One stretch of Bradyrhizobium canariense DNA includes these proteins:
- a CDS encoding hydantoinase B/oxoprolinase family protein encodes MICLGSDIGGTFTDLVMIDETTGKIEIEKVLTTPTDPSLAIERGLQVFDDRIKGCVARASLLVHGTTLVINAVLERKGAVTGLITTRGFRDVIEIATEKRYDGNDLQLDLPEPLVPRPLRLEVDERTHASGVILKQLDERSVTEAAEALLAKGAKSIAVCLINSFANPAHEKRIGEILAKVAPSVPVTLSHQVMRELKEYERATTATVNAYAKPVVSRYLAMLEKRLERLKFTGDLLLMQSSGGINSAEHARNFPVQIIESGPAAGAIAAAHYASLSGQNTVLAFDMGGTTAKMCLVKDGRVARVHELEVGRVRRFKRGSGLPVRIPVVDLMEIGAGGGSLAQISAKGTLEVGPESSGAEPGPACYGLGGDRPTVSDADLILGYLNADYFLGAQMKLNSSAARRAIETHLARPLDITAAQAAWGVHSVVNENMASAAKVYVAEKGEDPSSCAIVAFGGAGPVHASDLARRIGARTVLIPPRAGVASAFGMLVAPMTFDTVRTHRVWLSKTSPTQLADVFNELEAEAQRGMPASTPSAVIKFERSLDVRYLGQGYDVSVPTENTDDLSATNVRKAFNTVYQKLYGRVFDALELEIMNLRVRAIAPGRQFVEQAETPAGEAAEAAESAREAYCPVIGDFVSHKVLRRSALRRGVEIAGPAIVEEAESTTIINSDSTLTVDASGTLVVSLAARAIPEASASRASESLDAVSLEMLWRKLASSVDELAAALVRTSFSTVVRDVKDYACAVFDGRGRLLVQSSDSTPGIAGGLGPMLRHMLERYPCEKLKPGDVLIGNDPWHGSGHHVDIFVATPAFRGEKVAGFAVSAAHHVDIGGRRATTESRDNYEEGLRIPVCKIFKGGEPNEDVFAFIASNVRMSDTVIGDLRAQFAANHVGCERLVEICAQRGWPDLQILADEIIIRSEKITRAEIASIKDGVYTHEAPIGIIGGQELRVRAQVTVEGEEIVVDFSGSSPQVVSAINCTLTYTAAYSVFAVIALLNLPIPTNHGTLAPITVRAEPGTILNAQFPAPVFARTTIGNFVPEMIFTTLAPVMPERVIAGCGGTPLWAQYIFGKRRDGSSFATLNAASGGLGARHDKDGVSCLTFPVNIGNTPVEILETDLPLIVVRRELWQDSAGPGRTRGGLGQIFELLVPDSELGPDGPILIGFRGGRYDFPVPGLLDGRETPKGVMLIAGARAGAGGDTTVPPGGSIICQIPGGGGLGDPSERDRELVRRDLAFGYISAGHAEQAYSYSAERDAATKKEVA; translated from the coding sequence ATGATTTGCCTTGGATCCGACATTGGCGGCACCTTTACCGATCTCGTGATGATCGATGAGACGACAGGAAAGATCGAGATAGAGAAGGTCTTGACCACTCCCACCGATCCCTCGCTTGCGATCGAGCGCGGCCTGCAGGTCTTTGACGATCGCATCAAGGGTTGTGTCGCGCGGGCTTCACTGTTGGTCCACGGCACGACTCTCGTCATTAATGCGGTTCTGGAGCGCAAAGGTGCGGTGACGGGGCTAATCACCACGCGTGGATTCCGCGATGTAATCGAGATCGCGACCGAAAAGCGCTACGACGGAAATGACCTCCAACTCGACCTGCCCGAACCGTTGGTGCCACGCCCCCTGCGTCTTGAGGTAGACGAGCGCACTCACGCGTCGGGCGTCATTCTGAAGCAGTTGGACGAGCGCTCTGTGACCGAAGCCGCGGAAGCGCTGCTTGCGAAGGGTGCGAAGTCAATCGCGGTTTGCCTGATCAATTCGTTCGCCAATCCGGCGCACGAGAAGCGCATCGGCGAGATTCTTGCGAAGGTCGCGCCGTCGGTGCCGGTGACGCTGTCGCATCAGGTTATGCGTGAGCTGAAGGAATATGAGCGAGCGACCACGGCCACGGTGAATGCGTACGCGAAACCGGTTGTCTCGCGCTATCTCGCCATGCTGGAGAAGCGCTTGGAGCGCCTGAAGTTTACCGGCGACTTGCTGCTCATGCAGTCAAGCGGCGGCATTAATTCGGCCGAGCACGCGCGCAATTTTCCCGTGCAGATCATCGAGTCGGGCCCAGCAGCGGGTGCGATCGCGGCTGCACACTATGCCTCGCTTTCGGGTCAGAACACGGTGCTGGCATTCGATATGGGCGGTACGACTGCGAAAATGTGCCTTGTGAAGGACGGGCGCGTAGCGCGTGTACATGAGCTTGAAGTCGGCCGGGTTCGACGATTTAAGCGCGGTAGTGGATTGCCGGTCCGCATTCCTGTCGTCGACTTAATGGAGATTGGCGCCGGTGGCGGTAGCCTTGCGCAAATCAGCGCGAAGGGAACACTTGAGGTCGGCCCGGAAAGCTCGGGCGCCGAACCTGGCCCGGCCTGCTATGGACTTGGTGGCGATCGGCCGACCGTCTCCGACGCCGACCTCATTCTCGGTTACCTTAATGCGGATTACTTCCTCGGCGCACAGATGAAGCTAAATTCGTCTGCGGCACGTCGTGCGATCGAGACACATCTAGCCAGACCTCTAGACATCACTGCGGCGCAGGCTGCTTGGGGCGTTCACAGCGTCGTCAACGAGAATATGGCTAGTGCCGCGAAGGTGTATGTCGCCGAGAAGGGCGAGGATCCATCATCCTGCGCGATCGTCGCGTTTGGCGGAGCAGGGCCAGTTCACGCCAGCGACCTCGCGCGCAGAATCGGCGCTCGCACGGTTCTGATACCGCCCCGCGCTGGCGTCGCATCCGCTTTTGGCATGCTGGTGGCGCCAATGACGTTCGATACTGTGCGCACGCATCGCGTCTGGCTGTCGAAGACGTCGCCGACGCAACTTGCCGATGTTTTCAACGAGCTGGAGGCCGAAGCACAACGGGGCATGCCGGCGAGCACGCCGTCTGCCGTCATCAAATTCGAGCGTTCGCTTGACGTCCGCTATCTCGGACAGGGCTACGACGTTTCGGTACCGACCGAGAATACGGATGATCTCTCCGCAACGAACGTACGCAAAGCCTTCAATACAGTTTATCAGAAACTCTACGGGCGTGTATTCGATGCGCTTGAACTTGAGATCATGAATCTCCGAGTCCGGGCGATCGCGCCGGGGCGCCAGTTTGTGGAGCAGGCAGAGACACCAGCGGGTGAAGCCGCCGAGGCTGCCGAAAGCGCGCGCGAGGCCTACTGCCCGGTCATCGGTGATTTCGTCTCCCACAAGGTGTTGCGGCGCAGCGCGCTTAGGAGAGGCGTCGAGATCGCGGGTCCTGCGATCGTCGAGGAGGCGGAGTCGACGACGATCATCAATTCCGACAGCACGCTGACGGTCGATGCGTCCGGCACGCTCGTCGTCTCGTTGGCCGCGCGGGCGATTCCCGAAGCGTCCGCCAGCCGCGCAAGCGAGAGCCTCGATGCGGTGTCGCTCGAGATGCTGTGGCGCAAGCTCGCATCGTCGGTTGACGAGCTTGCGGCAGCTCTGGTGCGCACCTCGTTCTCGACGGTTGTGCGCGACGTTAAGGACTACGCCTGCGCGGTGTTCGACGGACGAGGGCGCTTGCTCGTGCAGTCGAGCGATAGCACGCCGGGGATCGCCGGCGGTCTTGGCCCGATGCTGCGGCACATGCTGGAGCGCTATCCGTGCGAAAAGCTGAAGCCGGGCGATGTGCTGATCGGCAACGATCCCTGGCACGGGAGCGGACATCACGTCGACATCTTCGTTGCAACGCCCGCATTTCGTGGCGAGAAGGTCGCCGGATTTGCGGTGTCAGCAGCCCATCATGTCGATATTGGCGGGCGCCGCGCAACGACCGAGAGCCGCGACAATTATGAGGAAGGTCTGCGTATTCCGGTATGCAAGATATTTAAGGGCGGCGAGCCGAATGAGGACGTGTTTGCCTTTATTGCTTCGAACGTCCGCATGTCAGACACCGTGATCGGTGATCTGCGCGCGCAATTCGCGGCCAACCATGTGGGTTGCGAGCGGCTCGTGGAGATCTGTGCTCAGCGCGGCTGGCCGGATCTGCAGATCCTCGCCGACGAGATCATTATTCGTTCCGAGAAGATCACGCGCGCGGAAATCGCGTCCATCAAGGACGGCGTGTACACGCACGAGGCGCCGATCGGCATTATCGGCGGCCAGGAGTTGCGCGTCCGCGCGCAGGTGACGGTCGAGGGTGAGGAAATTGTCGTCGACTTCAGCGGCTCGTCGCCGCAGGTCGTTTCCGCGATCAACTGCACGCTGACATACACGGCCGCCTATTCGGTATTTGCCGTCATCGCGCTCCTTAACCTGCCGATCCCGACCAATCATGGCACACTCGCGCCGATCACGGTGCGGGCGGAGCCCGGCACGATCCTGAATGCCCAGTTCCCGGCCCCCGTGTTCGCGCGCACGACGATCGGAAACTTCGTGCCGGAGATGATTTTTACGACTCTTGCGCCAGTGATGCCAGAGCGCGTCATCGCCGGCTGCGGCGGCACGCCATTGTGGGCGCAGTACATCTTCGGCAAGCGCCGCGACGGGTCGTCATTCGCGACGTTGAACGCGGCGAGCGGCGGCCTCGGCGCGCGACACGACAAGGACGGCGTGTCCTGCCTCACATTCCCAGTAAACATCGGCAACACGCCGGTCGAAATCTTAGAGACTGATCTGCCGCTCATCGTCGTGCGTCGCGAGCTTTGGCAAGACTCGGCAGGGCCGGGACGTACGCGCGGCGGTCTTGGACAGATTTTCGAACTCCTCGTCCCGGACAGCGAGCTTGGACCAGATGGACCGATCCTCATTGGCTTCCGGGGCGGTCGTTATGATTTTCCGGTTCCGGGTCTGCTTGACGGCCGCGAGACGCCGAAAGGGGTCATGCTAATCGCGGGCGCCCGTGCAGGTGCGGGCGGTGATACCACGGTGCCCCCCGGCGGGTCGATCATTTGTCAGATTCCCGGTGGCGGCGGTCTCGGCGATCCAAGTGAGCGCGATCGTGAGCTTGTCCGTCGCGATCTCGCGTTCGGATACATTTCGGCGGGGCATGCGGAGCAAGCTTACAGCTATTCCGCGGAGCGGGATGCGGCGACGAAGAAAGAGGTCGCGTGA
- a CDS encoding Bug family tripartite tricarboxylate transporter substrate binding protein, producing MSALGLTRRSLLGGATLVLIGSQARADAFPNRTIRIVVPWAPGGVADIVARLISDRLTAQLGQPVIVENRAGASGMIGTDFVAKSPPDGYTLVLVTASTHAMGPSVVTTTPYDPVKDFAPIIQVTTAPAIMVVPKSLPASTVAEFVALAKQKPGQLNFASFGVGSSAHLAAELFMQATGTRMVHVTYKGSAPAIIDLMGDRVQLFFDSIPSALPHVRAGDLKALAVTGLMPTAAAPDLPTVAASIPGFDFTVWQGLAAPAGTPAVIVQKIYVEVAKIMAQPEVKKILVDLGADPVSVNPDGFAAYILRENEKWRRLAKDAKISVAN from the coding sequence ATGTCCGCCCTCGGACTGACCCGCCGCTCCCTGCTGGGTGGGGCCACGCTTGTGCTGATCGGAAGCCAAGCGCGCGCCGACGCCTTTCCGAACCGCACGATCCGGATTGTCGTACCTTGGGCGCCGGGCGGTGTCGCCGACATCGTGGCGCGTCTCATCAGCGACCGGCTGACCGCACAACTCGGCCAACCGGTCATCGTCGAGAACAGGGCCGGCGCGTCCGGCATGATCGGAACGGACTTTGTGGCGAAGTCGCCACCCGACGGCTACACGCTGGTCCTTGTGACGGCGAGCACCCATGCGATGGGTCCCAGCGTGGTGACGACCACCCCGTACGATCCGGTCAAGGACTTTGCGCCGATCATCCAGGTCACGACAGCGCCCGCCATCATGGTGGTGCCGAAATCCTTGCCGGCGAGCACGGTCGCGGAGTTCGTCGCGCTCGCAAAGCAGAAGCCCGGTCAGCTAAACTTCGCGTCGTTCGGTGTCGGCAGTTCTGCGCACCTTGCCGCCGAGCTCTTCATGCAGGCGACGGGAACGCGGATGGTTCATGTCACTTATAAGGGCTCGGCGCCGGCGATCATCGATCTGATGGGCGATCGCGTGCAGCTGTTCTTTGATTCGATCCCTTCGGCGCTCCCGCATGTTCGCGCCGGAGATCTGAAGGCGCTGGCGGTGACCGGTCTGATGCCGACCGCCGCAGCGCCGGATCTGCCAACCGTCGCAGCGAGCATTCCGGGGTTCGATTTCACGGTTTGGCAGGGGCTCGCGGCTCCGGCCGGAACGCCCGCGGTCATTGTCCAGAAGATTTATGTGGAAGTGGCCAAGATCATGGCACAGCCGGAGGTCAAGAAGATACTCGTTGACCTGGGTGCGGATCCCGTCAGCGTAAATCCCGACGGTTTTGCGGCGTACATCCTTCGCGAAAATGAAAAGTGGCGCCGACTTGCCAAAGATGCAAAAATCTCCGTTGCGAATTAA
- a CDS encoding GntR family transcriptional regulator, giving the protein MHLAGRTRMAGSKLSRVREKPRRSSAPPRPGSTSRLAPREESFALVDRVYEEIREAIREGSIKPGYRLVERDIAAQLNVSRTPVREALRLLEAHGLASSVTGRGLVVTSLTPGEIVELYHAWEMIEGVAAATAAQNATNLEIDALRQIHSLWNPEDTARNLGRLNKRFHLAIHVATHNRFLIRASRIIDDSVSLLGFSTYSLPRRGHEVAAEHGAILEAIAARNPTAAAAAAHAHIRRAGQLRMAASTEGAEIHATADDYAQASRMDWR; this is encoded by the coding sequence TTGCACCTCGCAGGCAGAACCAGAATGGCCGGATCAAAGTTGTCCCGCGTCCGTGAGAAGCCACGGCGTTCGTCGGCGCCGCCGCGGCCGGGATCCACGAGCCGTCTGGCGCCGCGGGAGGAGTCGTTTGCGCTCGTTGACCGTGTATACGAGGAAATACGCGAGGCCATCCGCGAGGGCTCGATCAAGCCGGGATATCGGCTCGTCGAACGCGACATTGCGGCACAGTTGAACGTTAGCCGGACCCCGGTCAGGGAAGCACTGAGGTTGCTAGAAGCCCATGGCCTCGCCTCGTCGGTAACGGGCCGCGGTCTCGTCGTCACGTCACTGACGCCGGGCGAGATCGTGGAACTCTACCATGCATGGGAGATGATCGAAGGCGTTGCAGCTGCAACCGCGGCGCAGAACGCGACTAACCTTGAGATCGACGCGTTGCGGCAGATACATTCGCTGTGGAATCCGGAAGACACCGCGCGTAATCTCGGCCGCCTGAACAAGCGCTTCCATCTCGCGATCCACGTCGCGACGCACAATCGCTTCCTTATACGCGCGTCGCGTATAATCGACGATTCAGTCAGCCTTCTCGGATTTTCCACCTACTCATTGCCCCGGCGAGGACACGAGGTTGCTGCAGAGCATGGTGCGATCCTCGAGGCGATCGCGGCGCGAAACCCAACAGCTGCTGCAGCGGCCGCTCATGCGCACATCCGTCGCGCGGGCCAACTGCGGATGGCGGCGAGCACGGAGGGCGCAGAAATCCACGCGACCGCGGATGACTACGCGCAGGCCTCTCGCATGGATTGGCGTTAG
- a CDS encoding NAD(P)/FAD-dependent oxidoreductase — protein sequence MPAPVPRAEHPASYWAATRGPGHGFDELTADRETDTLIVGAGFTGLSAAYRLRSMGIDCTVLESSDVGWGASGRNGGMVVPRFKHTFPALAKDYGVRTALDMHCAAHRAVDLIETLVRDEGMDCGFARCGHLTPFVHAHDANRFAADAVWLEKQAGDAVPRLLDRIETEARTGTPFYTGAYFEPRGGAIHPLRFSRQLAAAVARRGGRIHVGTPVLSWSREGASVAVRTPSATVRARRLLLTTNAYTDLTRAGSDLKCRVVPITSSLIATAPLGESARAAILPHGNVVTDAKRLTNYFRISDDGRMIFGGRGGASHKESNRIYRRLTREMAQIYPALADCGIDFRWSGRVAVTLDGLPRVGRLADNVFYAMGYNGRGVALATLFGYMVADLSVGRGSELGPLTDPLTSIPFHAFRVPAKKVIMTYYKVRDTLGI from the coding sequence GTGCCAGCGCCTGTTCCGCGCGCCGAGCATCCTGCGTCCTATTGGGCGGCAACGCGAGGCCCCGGTCACGGCTTCGACGAACTCACCGCAGATCGTGAAACCGACACGCTGATCGTCGGAGCTGGATTCACCGGGCTTTCGGCTGCCTATCGTCTGAGATCGATGGGAATCGATTGCACGGTATTGGAGTCGAGCGACGTCGGCTGGGGCGCGAGCGGACGCAACGGCGGCATGGTAGTGCCGCGCTTCAAGCACACCTTTCCGGCGCTCGCAAAGGACTACGGCGTGCGGACCGCGCTTGACATGCATTGCGCCGCACACCGCGCCGTCGATCTGATCGAAACGCTCGTGCGCGATGAGGGCATGGATTGCGGCTTTGCACGTTGCGGGCACCTCACGCCATTTGTGCACGCGCATGATGCCAATCGTTTCGCCGCGGACGCGGTCTGGCTTGAAAAACAGGCCGGCGACGCGGTGCCGCGGCTGCTCGACCGCATCGAGACCGAGGCGCGCACCGGAACGCCTTTCTATACCGGGGCCTACTTCGAGCCGCGTGGCGGCGCGATCCATCCGCTTCGATTCAGTCGCCAGCTTGCCGCAGCGGTCGCGCGGCGAGGCGGTCGCATTCACGTCGGCACGCCGGTGCTGTCCTGGTCCCGCGAGGGTGCGTCGGTCGCCGTGCGGACGCCGAGCGCGACGGTGCGTGCCCGCAGGCTGTTGCTGACGACTAATGCCTACACAGACCTGACGCGCGCGGGCTCCGACCTCAAGTGCCGTGTTGTGCCGATCACCTCGTCGTTGATCGCAACCGCGCCGCTCGGCGAGTCGGCGCGCGCGGCGATCCTGCCACACGGTAACGTCGTGACTGACGCCAAGAGATTGACCAACTATTTTCGGATCTCTGACGACGGCCGCATGATCTTTGGCGGGCGAGGTGGTGCGTCACACAAGGAATCCAACCGGATCTACCGCCGGCTTACGCGCGAGATGGCGCAGATCTATCCCGCGCTCGCGGACTGCGGCATCGACTTTCGCTGGTCCGGACGTGTCGCCGTTACGCTCGACGGGTTACCACGGGTGGGACGATTAGCCGATAACGTCTTCTATGCGATGGGCTACAACGGTCGTGGCGTCGCTTTGGCGACTTTGTTTGGTTACATGGTTGCCGATCTTAGTGTAGGGCGGGGGAGCGAACTCGGTCCGCTCACAGATCCACTTACGTCAATTCCGTTTCATGCGTTTCGTGTGCCAGCAAAGAAAGTCATTATGACATACTATAAAGTGCGGGACACGTTGGGAATTTGA
- a CDS encoding ATP-binding protein — protein MTVAIEMGHTTTAATATLDLEELLATRLLVQGNSGSGKSHLLRRLLEQSAPWVQQTVIDPEGDFIALADRFGHLVINAEDHTERGLQAAGERARIHRVSTVLNLEELDAENQMRRAAAFLGGLFEAARDHWYPMLVVVDEAQLFAPAVAGEVSDEARKLSLGAMTNLMCRGRKRGLAGVIATQRLAKLAKNVAAEASNFLMGRTFLDIDMARAADLLGMERRQAEAFRDLERGQFMALGPALSRRPLELRIGPTDTQPRNVTPRLMPLPSATLEDARATILAAPPPENIRPPRRSPAPDVLEQLMLAKSVALEVRPEVVEQPLSAEELAERRERVDRILRAVMAEPDASFRVIGVLYQEFVVRCRIEGLGLAVPDLGDFRRMLIHARAGLDCDMTKDDAWQDVSVRAAILPEDMQGVFMMVARAAKEGWPCPSDAAIARAYGSHSLRRARRLLTYIEEQGLIVCQLDGTGRRIVTLVELAWATAPGDPNAEVVPAE, from the coding sequence ATGACCGTTGCGATCGAGATGGGACACACAACGACGGCCGCCACGGCGACTCTGGACCTGGAGGAACTACTAGCTACCCGTCTGCTGGTGCAGGGCAATTCCGGCTCCGGCAAATCGCATCTGCTGCGACGATTACTGGAACAGAGTGCTCCCTGGGTGCAGCAGACCGTCATCGACCCCGAAGGCGACTTCATAGCGCTTGCCGACCGTTTCGGCCACCTCGTGATCAACGCCGAGGACCATACTGAGCGGGGCCTGCAGGCTGCCGGGGAGCGTGCGCGCATCCATCGCGTCTCCACGGTGCTCAATCTCGAGGAGCTCGACGCCGAGAACCAAATGCGGCGCGCCGCTGCCTTTCTCGGCGGGCTTTTCGAGGCTGCACGTGACCACTGGTACCCGATGCTCGTGGTGGTCGATGAGGCACAGCTGTTCGCGCCAGCCGTCGCCGGGGAGGTTTCCGATGAGGCCCGTAAACTCTCTCTCGGCGCCATGACGAATCTGATGTGCCGAGGCCGCAAACGCGGGCTTGCGGGGGTCATCGCAACCCAGCGATTGGCCAAGCTTGCTAAGAACGTTGCGGCCGAGGCTTCCAATTTCCTCATGGGCCGCACCTTCCTGGATATCGACATGGCGCGCGCCGCCGACCTTCTCGGCATGGAGCGGCGACAGGCAGAAGCCTTCCGCGATCTGGAACGAGGGCAATTTATGGCGCTGGGCCCAGCGCTCTCTCGCCGCCCTCTAGAGCTCCGCATCGGTCCAACGGATACCCAGCCACGCAATGTAACCCCGCGACTGATGCCGCTACCGAGTGCGACACTGGAGGACGCACGCGCCACTATTCTCGCCGCCCCGCCGCCCGAAAATATCCGGCCACCGCGCCGATCGCCGGCGCCTGACGTCCTCGAGCAGCTTATGTTGGCGAAGTCTGTAGCGCTGGAGGTTCGCCCCGAAGTGGTGGAGCAGCCACTTAGCGCTGAGGAACTGGCCGAGCGGCGTGAGCGCGTGGACCGTATTCTGCGCGCCGTCATGGCCGAACCCGACGCGAGTTTCCGTGTCATCGGCGTACTCTATCAGGAGTTCGTCGTCCGCTGCCGAATCGAGGGTCTTGGTCTGGCCGTGCCGGACCTAGGTGACTTCCGTCGTATGCTGATACACGCGCGCGCCGGCCTCGACTGCGATATGACAAAGGATGACGCGTGGCAGGATGTCTCGGTCCGCGCCGCGATTCTGCCCGAGGACATGCAGGGTGTCTTCATGATGGTCGCCCGCGCAGCGAAGGAAGGTTGGCCCTGCCCGAGCGATGCCGCGATTGCCCGCGCCTATGGCTCGCACTCATTGCGCCGTGCGCGACGCCTGCTGACATACATCGAGGAGCAGGGCCTTATCGTCTGCCAGCTTGACGGTACTGGCCGGCGGATCGTGACGCTTGTCGAGTTGGCCTGGGCGACGGCACCCGGCGATCCCAATGCCGAGGTAGTACCGGCGGAGTGA
- a CDS encoding Bug family tripartite tricarboxylate transporter substrate binding protein, which yields MPSNAGANSDYPDRPIQIYVPFAAGSASDVITRILLGRMATSLGQNFVVENRPGAGGNTGTAAAAHAAPDGYTLVMSTSGPLAANKALFKELGYDPQKDFAPICLFATLPNIVVINAKLPPKTLIDLINYAKEHPKQLNYGSVGVGSSQHLAGAYFEQLTGTQLVHVPYRNIASYTPDFISGQVPVGFQLLPNVLGLIKSGDARALAVAGNERMTALPDVPTAAEAGLQGYESCAWLALLAPANIDKALVDKLYAAAQDATRDPKVRALFAEQGAKPTDLGPEDLKQFMASEISKWSEVIGKMGISPM from the coding sequence ATGCCGTCTAATGCTGGCGCGAACTCCGACTACCCCGACCGGCCGATTCAGATCTATGTGCCATTTGCCGCTGGCAGCGCCAGCGACGTTATAACACGCATCCTGCTTGGCCGGATGGCTACATCTCTCGGCCAAAACTTCGTGGTTGAAAATCGTCCTGGCGCGGGAGGGAATACCGGTACGGCAGCAGCCGCGCACGCTGCGCCGGACGGTTATACGCTGGTGATGAGTACTTCCGGGCCGCTGGCTGCAAACAAAGCTCTGTTCAAGGAGCTCGGTTACGATCCACAAAAAGACTTCGCACCAATCTGTTTGTTCGCCACTCTTCCTAATATCGTCGTTATTAACGCGAAACTTCCGCCCAAAACGCTCATCGACCTAATCAATTATGCGAAGGAACACCCTAAGCAGCTCAATTACGGTTCAGTTGGCGTGGGCTCTTCACAACATCTAGCCGGCGCCTATTTCGAACAACTCACTGGAACACAACTTGTCCACGTTCCTTACAGGAATATTGCAAGCTATACGCCCGACTTCATCTCCGGCCAAGTTCCCGTCGGATTTCAACTCCTGCCAAACGTTTTAGGTCTAATAAAGAGCGGTGATGCGCGTGCTCTTGCGGTGGCCGGCAACGAACGCATGACGGCATTGCCTGATGTGCCGACGGCTGCCGAGGCCGGCCTGCAAGGCTACGAGAGCTGTGCGTGGCTTGCGTTGCTTGCGCCCGCCAACATAGACAAGGCTCTCGTCGATAAGTTGTACGCCGCAGCCCAGGATGCCACGAGAGATCCAAAGGTGCGCGCGCTCTTCGCCGAGCAAGGCGCTAAACCGACGGACCTCGGGCCGGAAGACCTCAAACAATTTATGGCGTCGGAGATTTCAAAATGGTCCGAGGTTATTGGAAAAATGGGAATTTCGCCGATGTAG
- a CDS encoding FAD-dependent monooxygenase, giving the protein MRSTIVASKNKVLIVGGGIGGITALLALRQRGIAAELFEQAAAFGQVGAGLQVSGNATRILRELGLGGTLARVAYYPEGRDYRAWDNGDRLYYTPLGERAEERFGAPYYTAHRADLLDVLLGGLEKGSFHLGSRIERFDQDNDGVTISLADGSTATGDILIGADGIHSTVRGQMFGKELPRYTGNVAWRGLVPAERVAHLDVAKVAGVWMGPNRSIVQYYIAAGKTFNWIGISRSKQPARESWLAEGRVEDALAEYAGWHDTIRTIIAATPRVLRQALYDREPLPDWRIGRVVLLGDAAHPMMPFYAQGAAQSIEDAYVLAGCLAASPDEPVAALERYVKLRQPRTAWMQGLARREEQLYQTSDASEIAARNMSMRENRIPESATFPPEQERLYGYDAEAVLRE; this is encoded by the coding sequence TTGAGGTCAACGATCGTGGCTAGCAAAAACAAGGTTCTTATTGTGGGCGGAGGCATCGGCGGAATTACCGCGCTGCTGGCGCTCCGTCAGCGCGGCATCGCCGCCGAGCTATTCGAGCAGGCCGCCGCCTTCGGTCAGGTGGGCGCCGGCCTTCAGGTCAGCGGCAACGCAACGCGGATTCTGCGGGAGCTTGGCCTCGGTGGTACGCTTGCTCGCGTCGCGTATTACCCGGAGGGACGTGACTACCGCGCCTGGGACAACGGTGATCGTCTCTACTACACGCCGCTCGGCGAGCGGGCGGAAGAACGTTTCGGTGCGCCGTACTACACCGCGCACCGGGCCGACTTGCTTGATGTCCTGCTTGGCGGCCTTGAGAAAGGAAGTTTCCATCTCGGTTCCCGTATCGAGCGCTTCGATCAAGATAACGATGGCGTCACCATTTCGTTGGCAGATGGAAGCACCGCGACCGGCGACATCCTTATCGGCGCCGACGGAATTCATTCCACGGTGCGCGGACAAATGTTCGGTAAGGAATTGCCACGATACACCGGCAACGTTGCCTGGCGCGGGCTGGTGCCGGCCGAGCGCGTCGCACACCTTGATGTTGCTAAGGTCGCTGGCGTATGGATGGGACCGAACCGTAGCATCGTCCAATATTACATCGCGGCGGGAAAGACCTTTAATTGGATCGGCATCAGCCGATCGAAACAGCCGGCACGGGAATCCTGGCTGGCTGAGGGGCGTGTTGAGGACGCGCTGGCCGAATATGCCGGCTGGCACGACACAATTCGCACCATCATCGCGGCGACGCCGCGCGTGCTCCGCCAGGCACTATATGATCGCGAGCCGCTGCCCGATTGGCGGATCGGGCGGGTGGTCTTGCTGGGCGACGCGGCCCATCCGATGATGCCATTCTACGCGCAGGGCGCAGCGCAGAGCATCGAAGACGCGTACGTTCTGGCTGGCTGTCTCGCCGCATCGCCGGACGAACCGGTCGCAGCCCTCGAACGTTACGTGAAACTTCGCCAGCCGCGCACCGCCTGGATGCAAGGGCTTGCCCGCCGCGAAGAACAACTCTACCAGACGAGCGACGCCTCCGAGATCGCGGCGCGCAACATGAGTATGCGCGAGAACCGGATTCCAGAATCAGCAACCTTCCCCCCGGAACAGGAGCGGCTCTACGGTTATGACGCCGAGGCGGTCTTACGGGAATAG